A stretch of Rhododendron vialii isolate Sample 1 chromosome 4a, ASM3025357v1 DNA encodes these proteins:
- the LOC131323429 gene encoding acetyl-CoA acetyltransferase 2-like, whose protein sequence is MAPAAADSIKPRDVCIVGVARTPMGAFLGTLSSLPATKLGSIAIESALKRANVDPSLVEEVFFGNVLSANLGQAPARQAALGAGIPNTVVCTTINKVCASGMKATMLAAQSIQLGINDVVVAGGMESMSNVPKYLAEARKGSRLGHDTLVDGMLKDGLWDVYNDYGMGVCAELCAEQHKVTREEQDNYAVQSFERGIAAQDSSAFAWEIVPVEVSGGRGKPSTIVDKDEGLGKFDAAKLRKLRPSFKETGGSVTAGNASSISDGAAALVLVSGEKALKLGLQVIAKITGYADAAQAPELFTTAPALAIPKAISNAGLEASQVDYYEINEAFAVVSLANVKLLGLNPEKVNVHGGAVSLGHPLGCSGARILVTLLGVLKQKNGKCGVGGVCNGGGGASALVVELL, encoded by the exons ATGGCTCCAGCTGCAGCAGATTCCATAAAACCTAGAG ATGTTTGTATTGTTGGTGTTGCACGTACACCAATGGGTGCATTTCTTGGTACTCTTTCATCTTTACCAGCCACAAAGCTTGGATCTATAGCTATTGAAA GTGCTCTGAAAAGGGCTAATGTTGATCCATCACTTGTGGAAGAAGTTTTCTTTGGGAATGTCCTCAGTGCCAATTTGGGGCAGGCTCCTGCTAGACAAGCAGCATTAGGTGCAGGGATCCCTAATACGGTGGTCTGTACCACAATTAACAAAGTTTGCGCATCAGGGATGAAAG CTACAATGCTTGCCGCGCAAAGTATCCAGTTAGGTATCAATGATGTGGTTGTGGCTGGTGGCATGGAAAGCATGTCTAATGTCCCCAAGTACCTCGCTGAAGCCAG GAAGGGATCTCGACTTGGACATGATACTCTTGTTGATGGTATGCTTAAAGATGGTCTCTGGGATGTTTATAATGACTATGGAATGGGAGTTTGTGCTGAATTATGTGCAGAACAACATAAAGTAACAAGAGAAGAGCAG GATAATTATGCGGTTCAGAGCTTTGAGCGTGGTATTGCAGCTCAAGACAGTAGTGCCTTTGCTTGGGAAATAGTTCCG GTTGAGGTTTCTGGAGGGAGGGGAAAACCGTCGACAATTGTTGATAAGGATGAAGGTCTAGGAAAG TTTGACGCTGCAAAGTTGAGGAAGCTCCGACCGAGTTTCAAGGAGACTGGAGGTTCTGTAACTGCTGGCAATGCTTCTAGCATAAG TGATGGTGCTGCTGCTTTAGTATTAGTGAGTGGGGAGAAGGCACTTAAGCTTGGGTTGCAAGTGATTGCAAAGATCACAGGATATGCTGATGCTGCTCAG GCACCGGAATTATTTACTACTGCTCCAGCCCTTGCAATTCCAAAAGCTATTTCAAATGCTGGATTGGAGGCTTCTCAAGTTGATTACTATGAGATTAATGAAGCCTTTGCA GTTGTGTCTCTTGCAAATGTGAAATTGCTGGGTCTTAATCCA GAAAAAGTTAATGTACACGGGGGAGCTGTATCATTGGGCCATCCTCTTGGTTGCAGCGGAGCACGTATCTTGGTCACACTTTTGGGG GTACTGAAGCAGAAGAATGGGAAATGCGGAGTTGGTGGTGTTTGCAATGGGGGAGGAGGTGCATCAGCCCTCGTCGTTGAGCTTCTGTAA